The following are encoded together in the Cyanobacterium aponinum PCC 10605 genome:
- the ovoA gene encoding 5-histidylcysteine sulfoxide synthase → MLLTNNHKNLILNNCTKQDIINYLNSAWETEDILFKSIQDDRTFYLNPDSLRNPLIFYLGHSAIFYINKLLIVGLLDTGINPLYEKLYEMGVDPDTPDELQNAIASIQWHDVEKLWTYRHQARNLLIDIIKKTPLELPITPESRWWAIIMGIEHQRIHIETSSMLIRQLPVELIAKPSSWYYASSKGKPPKNDMITVKGGVVNLGNPEKAYLYGWDVDFGTREVIVNDFAVSKYPITNDEFLQFVKSGGYQNSNYWQEEGWQWRETNQVTHPKFWILNQDSYRYRLMFDEIDLPLDFPVEVNHHEAIAFCNYYSQKIGQKCTMMSEAQWHLASGKNQDDENKYNLNLKYISPTPVGSIETAQSHEGIYDLRGNVWEWLADIFTPLTDFQPHYLYQDYSAPFFDNRHYLLKGGSWATNGYEATPYYRNWFRPHFFQHAGFRISNQFS, encoded by the coding sequence ATGTTATTAACAAATAATCATAAAAATTTAATTTTAAATAATTGTACAAAACAAGATATTATCAATTATTTAAACAGTGCTTGGGAAACAGAAGATATTTTATTTAAAAGTATTCAAGACGATCGAACCTTTTATCTTAATCCTGATTCTCTGCGTAATCCTCTCATTTTTTATCTTGGTCATTCGGCGATATTTTACATCAATAAATTGCTCATTGTTGGTTTATTAGACACTGGAATTAACCCTCTTTATGAAAAATTATATGAAATGGGAGTTGATCCAGATACCCCAGATGAGTTACAAAATGCGATCGCATCTATTCAATGGCATGATGTAGAAAAATTATGGACATATCGCCATCAAGCCAGAAATCTATTGATTGACATAATTAAAAAAACTCCCCTTGAGTTACCTATCACCCCTGAAAGTCGATGGTGGGCAATTATTATGGGGATAGAGCATCAAAGGATACACATAGAAACATCTTCGATGTTAATACGACAATTACCCGTAGAATTAATCGCAAAACCTTCATCTTGGTATTATGCCTCAAGCAAAGGAAAACCTCCTAAAAATGACATGATAACAGTCAAAGGAGGAGTCGTGAACCTTGGCAACCCAGAAAAGGCTTATCTCTACGGTTGGGATGTAGATTTCGGCACAAGAGAAGTAATTGTCAATGATTTTGCTGTTAGTAAATACCCTATTACCAACGATGAATTTTTGCAATTTGTGAAGTCTGGAGGTTATCAAAATTCAAACTATTGGCAGGAAGAAGGATGGCAATGGCGAGAAACAAATCAAGTTACCCATCCTAAATTTTGGATACTAAATCAAGATAGTTACCGTTATCGTCTCATGTTTGATGAGATAGATTTACCCCTCGATTTTCCAGTAGAAGTCAACCATCATGAAGCGATCGCATTTTGTAATTATTATAGTCAGAAAATAGGTCAAAAATGTACCATGATGAGTGAGGCACAGTGGCACTTAGCCAGTGGGAAAAACCAAGATGACGAGAATAAATATAACCTCAACCTAAAATATATTTCCCCGACTCCTGTTGGTAGCATAGAAACAGCACAAAGTCATGAAGGAATTTACGATTTAAGAGGAAATGTCTGGGAATGGTTAGCGGATATATTTACACCCCTAACAGATTTTCAACCTCATTATCTATATCAAGACTATTCTGCTCCATTCTTTGATAATCGTCATTATCTTTTAAAAGGTGGTTCTTGGGCTACCAATGGTTATGAAGCCACCCCTTATTATCGTAATTGGTTTCGTCCTCATTTCTTCCAACACGCAGGGTTTAGAATATCAAACCAATTTTCCTAG